The genomic segment TGGGCAGGCATCGGCTCGCCATCGAACAGCAGATCGTCCGACATGATCGGGCCGAAGGCAGCCTGGGCCGGCAGCTCTTCCGTTTGCGGGGCGTGCATGGCGATCTGCGTCAGCAAGGAGCGCAGGCCGGAAAGCGCGCCGGAAACGCGGGCCGTCTCGCGAGCGTACTGCTCAGACGCTTCCGTCACCGGATTGCCGTCGCGGTCAAACATCCATTCGTCGATGTCCATCTCCGGATTGAGATGCCGCATCCGCGGCTCCGGAGCGCCCTCGCCGGGCAGACGCGACTCGCTGGCGGACATGCGGAACGCTGCCGTCAGCACGAAGGATTTCAGGGAAGAAAGGATGCGCTGTGTCATGGCTTTAAAATTCCTCCGAACAGGTTAACAACGCGTTTACACAATCCGGAGCCGGGACGAATTGAAAGTGAATTCGAAGACAGGTGACCTTACCCCCACCGTGCGAACGAGAAGCCAGCTGTTACAACAGGTTGCGGCCTGGAAGCGGGCGGGCGAGCGGGTCGGTTTTGTCCCCACAATGGGGGCACTGCATGGCGGACATTTGTCCCTCATTGAAAAGGCAAAGGAAAATGCGACACGAATCGTCGCCAGCATTTTCGTAAATCCGACTCAGTTCGCGCCGGGCGAGGATTTCGACACGTATCCAAGGGACGAAGATGCCGACCTGGCAAAGCTCGCCTCGGTCGGCTGCGATCTCGCCTACCTGCCGACAGTTGGGGAAATGTATCCGGACGGCTCAGTCACCAATGTGCGCGTCGAGGAAATGTCCGACCTGCTGGATGGAATCTACCGGCCGCATTTCTTCTATGGCGTGGCGACAGTGGTGGCGCGTCTGTTCCTGCACGTTCAGCCGGACGTCGCCGTGTTCGGCGAGAAGGATTACCAGCAGCTGCAGATCATCCGGCGGATGGTGCGCGACCTCGGCTTCCCCATTGAAATCATTGGCGCTTCGACGGCACGCGATGCCGATGGCCTCGCCCAGTCGTCCCGGAACCTCTACCTGAAACCGGATGAACGACGGAACGCCGGTGCCATGCAGGCGGCGCTTCACCGTGCCTCCATCAGGCTGGCAACAGGCGAATCGCCTTCGGTCGCACTGGAAGAAGCGCGCGAACTGCTGACCCGCTCCGGCTTTGGCAAGATCGACTACGTCTCCCTGGTCGATCCGGCGACCCTGCAGGACCTGCCGGATACGCCCCTGCCCGCCGGCACCGTTGCCCGTCTTCTCGGCGCCGCCTGGATGGGGCGCACCCGCCTGATCGACAATATCAGTGTGACGCGGTGAAGGTTTCCAGCAGGCTGAGGACGGTCTCATTGTCCTCCGCCGAGCCAATGGAAATCCGGAGGCGGCTCGGCAGGCCATAGCCGCCAATTGCACGGACCAGAACATTGTTCTGCTTGAGATATTCGTGTGCTTCAGCTGCCCGTTCGGGAGAACCGAAATCCGGAATGACGAAATTGGCAAAGGACTCCGGCGTTGGCAGTCCCATTGCGTTCAGGCGTGAGACATAGATGTCCCGCCACTTCGAATTGTGCTCCCGGCTCTGCGCGATGAATTCGGAATCAGCGATGCTGGCCATTCCCGCAGCGACCGCGAAAGCATTGATATTGAACGGCGGACGGATGCGCTGGAACGTGGCGGCGATCTCTGCCGGGAAATATCCCCAGCCCAGACGCAGCGCTGCCAGGCCATAGATCTTTGAGAAGGTCCGGATCATCACCGTATTGTCCCGGCGGTCGACCAGATCCCGGATGTCGGCCTCGTACTGCTCTCCGACATATTCGGCATACGCGCCGTCGATCACGAACAGCACATGCGGCGGCAAAGCATCCTGCAGGCGCGCAAGGTCCTCCACGGACATGATCGTGCCGGTAGGATTGTTGGGATTTGCCAGGAACAGGATCCGCGTCCGCTCCGTCACACCGCCAAGCAGCGCATTGAAGCCTGCGGTCATATCCGTTTCCGGAACCGTCACCGGCGTCGCGCCATGGCCGAGGGCGGAAACCTGATACATGGAGAACGCATGCTCTGTGAACAGAACTTCGTCGCCGGGGCCAGCATAGGCCTGGGTCAGCAGGTGAATGATCTCATCTGACCCAGCGGAGACCGCCACGCGGGAAACATCGGCAATCCCCTTTGCGTCAGCGATAGCGTTGCGCAGGGCGCCATAATCGGGGTCCGGGTAAACATGAACCTGCCGGGCAACCTCCTGCATTGCCTCAACCGCCCTGGGACTGGGGCCGAACGGGTTTTCGTTCGACGCCAGCATGACGATACGGCCATCCGTCCCATGTAGCTTGCCGCCGGGAACATAGGGCTTCGTCTTTTCGATATGCGGGAGAGGTCGGATGCGGGTCATGCGGGCGCCTTACAATAGGTCTGCAGGCCTGAAAACAGGAATTGCGTCAGCTCACGCATGCGGCGGGGCGGTCGAGTCCCGTGCCACCAGCCGGTAGTCCAGCAACTCACGGTGGGGCGTGTCACTTGGGTCGGCGATCTCTTCCAGCAGAAGCGCAACCGCCTCGGAGGCCTGCTCCCGGCTCGGCTGGTAGATCGTCGTCAGCGAGGGACTGATCGTTGCGGCCAGAGGCGTGTCGTCAAAGCCGGCAATGGAGAGCTCCTGCGGAATCTGTATTCGCCGGCGGTAGCAGGCGGCGATCACACCGGCCGCCATGTCGTCATTGGACGCGAAAATGGCTGTCGGTCTTTGCGGCAGGTCCAGCAGCTCGTCCGCCGCGGCGAGACCTGAATCGAACGTGAAATCACCTTCCGCCACAAGGTCCGGATCGAATGGAATACCTGCCTGATCCAGCCCGTCCCTGTAGCCTTCAAAGCGCAAGCCCGCCTGATGATGGGCGGACGCGCCGCGGATGAACCCGATCCGCCGGTGTCCAAGCCCAGCCAGATACTGTGTCATTTCACCAGCCGCGGTGCGGTCATCCATGGCCACATCCCGGCCTGGCTCCGCCGATTCCGACGGCGCAATCCGGACGAAGGGCACACCGTGCTGGCGCAGCTCGCTGATCAGGTCCGGATCGTCGGAAAGTGGCGGGGTCAGGATTGCACCCGCCAGCCGGCTTTGAGATCTCAGAGCAAGGACGCCCCCCGAACTGGCAGACCAATCCTCCGTGATCAGGCTGTACCCCTCCGTCTGGCAGCGCTGCAGCGCCCCCAGATGCACCTCTCCGATGTAATTGCGGGAGGGGTTCGCATGGAGCAGGCAGATAATGCGGCTCTGCTGCGTACGCAGGTTCCGTGCATTGTGGTTTGCGCGATAGTTCAGCGTCGAGACCGCGCGCATGACGCGGTCGCGGGTCTGTTCGCGCACATTCCGTTCGCCGTTCAGCACACGGCTGACGGTTTTGAAGGAAACGCCCGCCTCCCGGGCCACATCAATGATCGTCGCTGGCCGGGCGCCAGCCTGTCTGCGGGGCATGCTCAGCTGATGGTCACTCTGATTTCAGTCAGCTTTCAGGATTAAGCACGAAAGCCCCTCTGTCCAATGGGCATTTGTCTGTCAGACAGCCGGAAATCGCTTGCCGCGCGAAAATCTGGCAATCGCCGCATGGCGATCCCCGCCAGGCGTAGCCGATCAGTCGCCGGTGGCGCAGGTCTGGTTGTAGGCCTGGTAGTCAGCGTTCAGGGCAGTAACAGCCTCCTGAAGTCCCAGTTCCATGCGCAGCAGGTCCGCTTTCGCCGTCTCATAATCCGCCTTGGCCGCCTCTGCGGTTGCCGCATGCGCTTTCGAGAGATTGCGCATCACTTCCACATCGTCCCAGGTTTCACCCTTGGTTTCGACAATTTCCGCTTGCACATCGCGGGCGTCTTTCAGCTTCACGATTTCTTCCTGCTTCGGCTTGAACGTCGCCGACATGGCCTGGCAACGGGCAAGATCCCTGGCCGATGACGCAGCATCTGCAGCAGCAACAGGGGCAGCAAGCGCAAGGATGGCGGCAATCAGCAGTCGGTTCATGGAAGGTCCTTTCTCACCAGTTGCGAGGACTATGACCTTTGTCATCTGAAGCCTTACTGAACGTTACTGCCCTGAAATTGCCCAACTTGCTGGCTGGACTCAGGCCTGAGGCCCCTCTTGCTGGCTCCTGCGGCGGCGGTTCGCATTGGTCACATCGATGATGTGGAACACGGCAGCGAAATCCTCCAGCAACTCCCTGAGGCGATTAGGACTGTCGAGCGGCGTGAACATGCTGCCCGGTTCGAACAGGTTTCCGCCCTGCAACGTGATGTACATCTCACCGCCATAGAAACAGCATTTCAGCTTCCCGCCATGGAAGGCTTTCTCCAGGTTCACGAGTTCCTGCATCAGATCGGGCGTCAGCAGATAGCGCGACTCCACCTGGTCCGTCGTATAGACCTCGAAAATCTTCTCGAATTCCGGGTCTTCCAGAGAGGCCCGCTGCATGCCTTTGCCGCCGCCAAACCGGTTGAAGAACCCGGCATCCCGCGTGACCAGAGTGCGCCCGTAAAACGTCTTGTCGAACTGAAAGCGCAGGCATTGGCCCTTGAAGACGGTCACCCAGGTGGTCGTGGTCCGGCCCTTGGAATCGGTAGAGCGGCGCTTTTCTTCCAGATGCGCTTCAAAGAGTTCGAACTCGACATCGTCGCGCATGCCCGTCAGCCGGTCCTCATAGGCGGCGCGGTCCCAGCTGGGCACGATGCCGACCTTCTTGTGTTCGTAGATCGAGGGAACTTCACCCGGCTCCGGTTCGAAGGTCAGCCCCAGCTCACGCACGACCGGCTGGACCAGCAGCTCCTTGGCCTCCTTGCCGAACCGCTTCAGATCCTGCCCGCCCCAGGTCACCAGGCCGAAGCCGACGAGGACGCCGATGAACGGCCCGAAAACGGTCTTGAACCCGATAAAACCGACCAGCGCGATCGCGAGCCCGAGGCCGATACCGATATAGCGATACTTGCGCGCCTTGCTGACGGCCTGCTCCCGGTCATGTTCCCGCGCCTGCAGGGCCGGCTGGATTTCGTTCTGGTAGACGCTGGCAAAACCGGCGAACTCGTCCCGCAATCCGTCCATCGCCTCAAGGATGGCCGGATCGATCTCTGGCTTGTCTGTCATGAATGTGTCCCGCAATTTCGAGGCGCACTTAAAACCGGTTCGCCCGCGACGCCAAGGCGATCAGAGTTCCAGTTTCAGAAGGTATTCAAGGTCCCGGTGCCGCCCAACGGGAAACAGGAACTCCGCGACCTTCTCCCAGCCAAGACGGTTGTAGAGGCGTTGGGCACCGAAATTTTCAGAATAGACACTGAGATACATTTCCGGTGCGCCGCGGCTGCGCGCCCAGATAAGCGCCTCATCCATGAAACGCGATCCGATCCCCTGCCCCTGCAGTCCATCGTCGACATAAACCCGCTTCAACTCCACAGCCCCGGCCTTGGGGTCAGGCGCCGGAAGGCTGAGCGGACTGCAAAGCAGATAGGCCTTCATGGCGCCATCATCCGTTTCGCAGACACGCACCAACACATCCGAATCGGCCAGCCAGGCTCGATAGACGTCCGGGCTGTGCGACTCGTCCAGGAAAGCCGCCAGGTCGTCCGGATGGTAAAGATGGCCAAACTTGTCCGTGAACGTCTTGCGCGCCAGTGCCGTCAGCGCGTCGACATCCTCCGCCACAGCGTGACGAAACGTGAGGCTTTGCAATGCATCAGGCTCCATGGCTTCGTTACGGCTCCCGTCCTACTCGCCGGTTTCCATTTCATCGCCATAGATCGCCGTCCACGAGCCATCGGCGTCGATCCAGCCGCGATACATGCCTTCACTGTTGAAGACGAAATCCACATCGCCAGCCCCATCGATCAGGACAACGCCGCCGTCGCCGCCAAGCGCAGCCACCTCGTCCAGCGCGACCTGCGCGGCTTCACCAACGCTCTCGCCCGCCAGCTTCACCCGGTCGCAGATCGTCTTGGCGACGCCGACGCGAATGAAGTACTCGCCATGGCCGGTCGCCGAGACACCGCACACGCCGTTCTCTGCATAGGTCGCCGCACCGATCAGCGGCGAGTCACCGACGCGCCCGGCAGTTTTCGCCGTCATGCCGCCGGTTGTGGTCGCAGCCGCGATATTGCCGTCCGCGTCGATGGCGACCGCGCCGACCGTGCCGTGCTTGTCAGCTGCCGTACGGGACATTGTTTCCAGCACGCGTTCCAGCGATTTGCGGCGGCGCTCCGTATCGAAATAGGTGTTCGGGACCGTTTCCAGCCCCTGCGCTTCGGCAAACGCATCGGCGCCTGGGCCGGCAAACATGACATGTTCGGATTTGTCCATGACGGCGCGCGCCGCGAGGATCGGGTTTTTCACGATGGTGACGCTAGCCACCGCGCCTGCATTGCGCGTGCTGCCTTCCATGATGGAGGCGTCCAGTTCGTGCGTGCCGGCCGCCGTGAAGACGGCGCCCTTGCCCGCATTGAAGATTTCGTTGTTCTCCATCGGCATGACGGCGGCCTGCACGGCGTCCAGCGCGCTGCCGCCATTGCGCAGCACGTCTGCGCCTGCCTCAAGTGCTTCCTGAAGACCCGCCCGGTAGAGCGCTTCCTGTTCGGGCGTCATGGAGCCGCGCGTGATCACGCCCGCCCCGCCATGGATGGCAAGGCGCCACTGCGGCGCTTCCTGCGGCTCAGCACTCACAGGCGAAACCTGGCAACCCGCGAGAAAGATCGCGGCTGCCGCGAGAAGCGGCCGAAAAATCATGGGAAAGCCTCCTGTCCATCAGACAGCAGGTTGGACCTGAAGGTCAGAGACCTTCAAGCCCCTTTCGTGCCGCAGTCAGCTTTTCGCGCCGTGCTGCCCAATCGACGAGACGCTGCCGGTTTTCTTCCACGATCTCTTCCGGCGCGCGGGCCACGAAGTTCTCGTTGGAGAGCTTCTTCTCGGTGGACGTGATGTCCTTCTCGATCTGGCCGAGTTCCTTGTCGAGCCGCTTGCGGGCTTCATCCACGTCGACAAAGTCCGCAATCTGGAGCGCGGCGACCGTTGCGCCGAACACGGCCGTCACGGCGCCTTCCGGCGTTGCGTCCGTGAAGGCGATGTCTTCGAGGCGGGCGAGGCGCTTCAGCACGTCTTCGTGCCGCATGGCGCGGGTCTCAATCACCGGCCCAGCCTTGACCAGCGCCAGCGGGATCTTCGCACCGGCCGGCACGCCGAGGTCGTTCCGCAGTGAGCGCAATTCGGTGATCATGTCGATGACCCAGTCGACCTCTTCCGTCGCCGTTTCGTCGTGGAAGCCCGTGAAGACCGGCCAGTCCTGCCCCATCAGGAAGCCCTTGTCCTGAACGCGGCCCGGAGCGCGGCGGTCCCAGAGCTCTTCCGTAACGAACGGCATGAACGGGTGCAGCAGTTTCAGCGTCTCATCGAGAACATAGCCACAGACCTTCCGCGTTTCGGATTTGGCGGCATCGTCCATTCCGCCCAGCAGCGGCTTGATGAGTTCCAGATACCAGTCGCAGAAGGTGTTCCACACGAAGCGATAGACAGCCCCGGCGCCTTCGTCGAAACGATAATCCTCAATACCCTTCGTGACGTCCGCCACGCATTGCATCAATTCTCCGAGGATCCAGCGGTTCACCGGGCTTTCGATCTCGTCGAAATTGATCTCACCCGGCGCGCCGCATTCGTTCATCTCGGCGAAGCGCGCCGCGTTCCAGAGTTTCGTCGCGAAGTTACGGTTGCCTTCCACCGCCTGCTTCGACAGGCGGATATTGCGGCCCTGCCCGGCCATGCGGCCCATGGTGAAGCGCAGGGCGTCGGCCCCGTATTCGTCGACCAGTTCCAGCGGGTCCATGGCATTGCCCTTGGACTTCGACATCTTCTGCCCCTTCTCGTCGAGGACGAGGGCATGGATGTAAGCGTCCTTGAACGGGACTTCGCCCATAAATTCGAGGCTCATCATCATCATCCGGGCGACCCAGAAGAAGATGATGTCGAACGCCGTGACCACCGTCGCCGTCGGGAAGAAGGTTTTCAAATCGTCCGTCTGCTCCGGCCAGCCCTGCGTCGAGAACGGCCAGAGCGCTGAGGAGAACCAGGTATCGAGGACGTCTTCGTCCTGTTTCAGTTCAACGCCTGCGCCCGCCATGGCTTGCGCCTCTTCCGCAGAAGCGGCGACGAAGACTTCGCCCTCCTCGGAATACCATGCCGGAATCCGGTGGCCCCACCAGAGCTGCCGGGAAACGCACCAGGGCTGGATGTTTTCCATCCAGTTGTAATAGGTCTTCTCCCAGTTCTCCGGCACGAAAGTGGTCTTGCCTTCGCGTACGGCAGCAATGGCCGGCTGGGCCATCGTCTTGGCGTCGACATACCACTGGTCCGTCATCCACGGTTCGATGACGACATTGGACCGGTCGCCGAAGGGCTGTTCGATCTTGAGCTTTTCGATCTCTTCGAGAAGACCGGCGGCCTCGAAATCCTCGACAACTTTCTTGCGCGCATCGAACCTGTCGAGCCCGCGATACGCTTCGGGAATGCCCGCCGCATCGGCCTCTGCGCCATCCACGACGGCGGCAACTGCCGTCAGGATGTTCAACGGCGTGTGGCCCGCGCGTTTGCCGACTTCAAAATCGTTGAAGTCGTGCGCCGGCGTGATCTTCACCGCGCCGGACCCCTTTTCCGGGTTCGCATACTCATCCGCGATAATCGGCA from the uncultured Hyphomonas sp. genome contains:
- a CDS encoding valine--tRNA ligase, whose product is MLDQRFDPAEAEPRLYEAWETKGCFKPSGDTSAQAYSIVIPPPNVTGVLHMGHALNNTLQDVLIRFERMRGKNVLWQPGTDHAGIATQMVVERQLAEEGNISRRDMGRDAFVDRVWTWKAESGGAIVNQLKRLGASCDWSRERFTMGDRNDPDNSMVRAVTKVFVELYNKGLIYRDKRLVNWDPHFQTAISDLEVDQREVNGHYWHLRYPLADGVTYEHPIKDEDGNVTGTETRDYIVVATSRPETMLGDTGVAVHPEDERYAGLVGKFVELPIVGRRVPIIADEYANPEKGSGAVKITPAHDFNDFEVGKRAGHTPLNILTAVAAVVDGAEADAAGIPEAYRGLDRFDARKKVVEDFEAAGLLEEIEKLKIEQPFGDRSNVVIEPWMTDQWYVDAKTMAQPAIAAVREGKTTFVPENWEKTYYNWMENIQPWCVSRQLWWGHRIPAWYSEEGEVFVAASAEEAQAMAGAGVELKQDEDVLDTWFSSALWPFSTQGWPEQTDDLKTFFPTATVVTAFDIIFFWVARMMMMSLEFMGEVPFKDAYIHALVLDEKGQKMSKSKGNAMDPLELVDEYGADALRFTMGRMAGQGRNIRLSKQAVEGNRNFATKLWNAARFAEMNECGAPGEINFDEIESPVNRWILGELMQCVADVTKGIEDYRFDEGAGAVYRFVWNTFCDWYLELIKPLLGGMDDAAKSETRKVCGYVLDETLKLLHPFMPFVTEELWDRRAPGRVQDKGFLMGQDWPVFTGFHDETATEEVDWVIDMITELRSLRNDLGVPAGAKIPLALVKAGPVIETRAMRHEDVLKRLARLEDIAFTDATPEGAVTAVFGATVAALQIADFVDVDEARKRLDKELGQIEKDITSTEKKLSNENFVARAPEEIVEENRQRLVDWAARREKLTAARKGLEGL
- a CDS encoding LacI family DNA-binding transcriptional regulator, translating into MPRRQAGARPATIIDVAREAGVSFKTVSRVLNGERNVREQTRDRVMRAVSTLNYRANHNARNLRTQQSRIICLLHANPSRNYIGEVHLGALQRCQTEGYSLITEDWSASSGGVLALRSQSRLAGAILTPPLSDDPDLISELRQHGVPFVRIAPSESAEPGRDVAMDDRTAAGEMTQYLAGLGHRRIGFIRGASAHHQAGLRFEGYRDGLDQAGIPFDPDLVAEGDFTFDSGLAAADELLDLPQRPTAIFASNDDMAAGVIAACYRRRIQIPQELSIAGFDDTPLAATISPSLTTIYQPSREQASEAVALLLEEIADPSDTPHRELLDYRLVARDSTAPPHA
- a CDS encoding GNAT family N-acetyltransferase — encoded protein: MEPDALQSLTFRHAVAEDVDALTALARKTFTDKFGHLYHPDDLAAFLDESHSPDVYRAWLADSDVLVRVCETDDGAMKAYLLCSPLSLPAPDPKAGAVELKRVYVDDGLQGQGIGSRFMDEALIWARSRGAPEMYLSVYSENFGAQRLYNRLGWEKVAEFLFPVGRHRDLEYLLKLEL
- a CDS encoding isoaspartyl peptidase/L-asparaginase gives rise to the protein MIFRPLLAAAAIFLAGCQVSPVSAEPQEAPQWRLAIHGGAGVITRGSMTPEQEALYRAGLQEALEAGADVLRNGGSALDAVQAAVMPMENNEIFNAGKGAVFTAAGTHELDASIMEGSTRNAGAVASVTIVKNPILAARAVMDKSEHVMFAGPGADAFAEAQGLETVPNTYFDTERRRKSLERVLETMSRTAADKHGTVGAVAIDADGNIAAATTTGGMTAKTAGRVGDSPLIGAATYAENGVCGVSATGHGEYFIRVGVAKTICDRVKLAGESVGEAAQVALDEVAALGGDGGVVLIDGAGDVDFVFNSEGMYRGWIDADGSWTAIYGDEMETGE
- a CDS encoding DUF3137 domain-containing protein; this encodes MTDKPEIDPAILEAMDGLRDEFAGFASVYQNEIQPALQAREHDREQAVSKARKYRYIGIGLGLAIALVGFIGFKTVFGPFIGVLVGFGLVTWGGQDLKRFGKEAKELLVQPVVRELGLTFEPEPGEVPSIYEHKKVGIVPSWDRAAYEDRLTGMRDDVEFELFEAHLEEKRRSTDSKGRTTTTWVTVFKGQCLRFQFDKTFYGRTLVTRDAGFFNRFGGGKGMQRASLEDPEFEKIFEVYTTDQVESRYLLTPDLMQELVNLEKAFHGGKLKCCFYGGEMYITLQGGNLFEPGSMFTPLDSPNRLRELLEDFAAVFHIIDVTNANRRRRSQQEGPQA
- the hisC gene encoding histidinol-phosphate transaminase, with protein sequence MTRIRPLPHIEKTKPYVPGGKLHGTDGRIVMLASNENPFGPSPRAVEAMQEVARQVHVYPDPDYGALRNAIADAKGIADVSRVAVSAGSDEIIHLLTQAYAGPGDEVLFTEHAFSMYQVSALGHGATPVTVPETDMTAGFNALLGGVTERTRILFLANPNNPTGTIMSVEDLARLQDALPPHVLFVIDGAYAEYVGEQYEADIRDLVDRRDNTVMIRTFSKIYGLAALRLGWGYFPAEIAATFQRIRPPFNINAFAVAAGMASIADSEFIAQSREHNSKWRDIYVSRLNAMGLPTPESFANFVIPDFGSPERAAEAHEYLKQNNVLVRAIGGYGLPSRLRISIGSAEDNETVLSLLETFTASH
- the panC gene encoding pantoate--beta-alanine ligase, which translates into the protein MNSKTGDLTPTVRTRSQLLQQVAAWKRAGERVGFVPTMGALHGGHLSLIEKAKENATRIVASIFVNPTQFAPGEDFDTYPRDEDADLAKLASVGCDLAYLPTVGEMYPDGSVTNVRVEEMSDLLDGIYRPHFFYGVATVVARLFLHVQPDVAVFGEKDYQQLQIIRRMVRDLGFPIEIIGASTARDADGLAQSSRNLYLKPDERRNAGAMQAALHRASIRLATGESPSVALEEARELLTRSGFGKIDYVSLVDPATLQDLPDTPLPAGTVARLLGAAWMGRTRLIDNISVTR